One window of the Felis catus isolate Fca126 chromosome E3, F.catus_Fca126_mat1.0, whole genome shotgun sequence genome contains the following:
- the GNB2 gene encoding guanine nucleotide-binding protein G(I)/G(S)/G(T) subunit beta-2: MSELEQLRQEAEQLRNQIRDARKACGDSTLTQITAGLDPVGRIQMRTRRTLRGHLAKIYAMHWGTDSRLLVSASQDGKLIIWDSYTTNKVHAIPLRSSWVMTCAYAPSGNFVACGGLDNICSIYSLKTREGNVRVSRELPGHTGYLSCCRFLDDNQIITSSGDTTCALWDIETGQQTVGFAGHSGDVMSLSLAPDGRTFVSGACDASIKLWDVRDSMCRQTFIGHESDINAVAFFPNGYAFTTGSDDATCRLFDLRADQELLMYSHDNIICGITSVAFSRSGRLLLAGYDDFNCNIWDAMKGDRAGVLAGHDNRVSCLGVTDDGMAVATGSWDSFLKIWN; the protein is encoded by the exons ATGAGTGAGCTGGAGCAACTGAGACAGGAGGCTGAGCAGCTCCGGAACCAGATCCGG GATGCCCGAAAAGCATGTGGGGATTCAACACTGACCCAG ATCACAGCTGGGCTGGACCCAGTGGGGAGAATTCAGATGAGGACGCGGAGGACCCTCCGTGGGCACCTGGCAAAAATCTATGCCATGCACTGGGGGACAGATTCAAG GCTGCTGGTCAGCGCCTCCCAGGACGGGAAGCTCATCATCTGGGACAGCTATACCACCAACAAG GTCCATGCCATCCCTCTGCGCTCCTCCTGGGTCATGACCTGTGCCTACGCGCCCTCAGGGAACTTTGTGGCCTGTGGGGGGTTGGACAACATCTGCTCCATCTACAGCCTCAAGACCCGTGAGGGCAATGTCAGGGTCAGCCGGGAGCTGCCTGGCCACACTG GGTACCTGTCGTGCTGCCGCTTCCTGGATGACAACCAAATCATCACCAGCTCTGGGGACACGACCTG TGCCCTTTGGGACATCGAGACAGGACAGCAGACGGTGGGTTTTGCCGGACACAGTGGAGATGTGATGTCCCTGTCGCTGGCCCCTGATGGCCGCACCTTTGTGTCAGGTGCCTGTGACGCCTCCATCAAGCTGTGGGACGTTCGGGATTCTATGTGCCGACAGACCTTCATTGGCCACGAATCAGACATCAATGCCGTGGCT TTCTTCCCCAATGGCTATGCCTTCACCACGGGCTCTGATGATGCCACGTGCCGCCTCTTTGACCTGCGGGCCGACCAGGAGCTCCTCATGTACTCCCACGACAACATCATCTGCGGCATCACCTCTGTTGCCTTCTCCCGCAGCGGCCGGCTGCTGCTCGCTGGCTACGACGACTTCAACTGCAACATCTGGGATGCCATGAAGGGTGATCGTGCAG GTGTCCTTGCTGGCCACGACAACCGCGTGAGCTGCCTTGGGGTCACTGATGATGGCATGGCTGTGGCCACAGGCTCCTGGGACTCCTTCCTCAAGATCTGGAACTAA
- the GIGYF1 gene encoding GRB10-interacting GYF protein 1 isoform X2, which yields MAAETLNFGPEWLRALSSGGSVASPPPSPAMPKYKLADYRYGREEMLALYVKENKVPDELQDKEFAAVLQEEPLQPLALEPLTEEEQRNFSLSVNSVAVLRLMGKGAGPPLGGASRGRGSTRSRGRGRGDSCFYQRSIEEGEGAFGRNPREIQRSQSWDDRGERRFEKSARRDGARSGFEEGGAGPRKEHARSDSENWRSLREEQEEEEEGSWRLGAGPRRDGDRWRSASPDSGPRSAGWREHGDRRRKFEFDIRGDRGGCGEEEGRGGGGSAHLRRCRGPDGFEEDKDGLPEWCLDDEDEEMGTFDASGAFLPLKKGPKEPIPEEQELDFQGLEEEEEEPSEALDEAGPEAGGKELTPLPPQEENSSSPPPLPTLGPLWGTNGEGDDATEKDLPATEDDMRGMQLSPGVGSPPGPPGDLEDDEGLKHLQQEAEKLVASLQDSSLEEEQFTAAMQAQGLRHSAAATALPLSHGAARKWFYKDPQGEIQGPFTTQEMAEWFQAGYFSMALLVKRGCDEGFQPLGEVIKMWGRVPFAPGPSPPPLLGNMDQERLKKQQELAAAALYQQLQHQQFLQLVGSRQLPQCALREKAALGDLTPPQQQLTAFLQQLQALKPPRGGDQNLLPTMNRSLSVPDSGPLWDIHTSASSQSGGEASLWDIPINSSTQGPILEQLQLQHKFQERREVELRAKREEEERKRREEKRRQQQQQQEEQKRRQEEEELFRRKQVRQQELLLKLLQQQQAAAAVPASPAPSSPPPLWAGLAKQGLSMKTLLELQLEGERQLHKQPPPREPSRAQAPNHRVLGGLGAAPLNQWVSEAGPLWGGPDKSGGSSGGLGLWEDTLKSSGSLARSLGLKNSRSSPSLSDSYSHLSGRPVRKKTEEEEKLLKLLQGIPRPQDGFTQWCEQMLHTLSTTGSLDVPMAVAILKEVESPYDVHDYIRSCLGDTLEAKEFAKQFLERRAKQKASQQRQQEAWLSGGSLQTAFQTNHSTKLGPGEGSKAKRRALMLHSDPSILGYSLHGPSGEIESVDDY from the exons ATGGCAGCAGAGACCCTCAATTTTGGGCCTGAGTG GCTGAGGGCCCTTTCCAGCGGTGGCAGTGTGGCCTCTCCACCCCCGTCCCCTGCCATGCCCAAATACAAGCTGGCTGACTATCGCTACGGGCGAGAAGAGATGCTGGCTCTCTACGTCAAGGAGAACAAG GTACCCGATGAGCTGCAGGACAAGGAGTTTGCTGCGGTGCTGCAGGAGGAGCCACTGCAGCCCCTGGCGCTGGAGCCTTTGACTGAGGAGGAGCAG AGAAACTTCTCCCTGTCAGTGAACAGTGTGGCTGTGCTGAGGCTGATGGGGAAGGGGGCCGGCCCCCCCCTAGGTGGCGCCTCCCGCGGCAGGGGCAGCACTCGGAGCCGAG GCCGAGGCCGTGGTGACAGTTGCTTTTACCAAAGAAGCATCGAAGAAGGCGAAGGGGCCTTTGGTCGAAACCCCCGGGAGATCCAGCGTAGCCAGAGTTGGGATGACAG AGGCGAGAGAAGGTTTGAGAAGTCGGCCAGGAGGGATGGAG CGCGATCCGGgtttgaggagggaggggctggcccgAGGAAGGAACATGCCCGCTCAGATAGCGAGAACTGGCGTTCTCTCCGAGAGgagcaagaggaagaggaggaaggcagtTGGAGACTTGGGGCAGGACCCCGGCGAGATGGCGACCGCTGGCGCTCGGCCAGCCCTG ATAGCGGTCCCCGCTCTGCTGGCTGGCGGGAACATGGGGACCGGCGTCGCAAGTTTGAATTTGATATTCGAGGGGATCGAGGAGGGTGTGGTGAagaggaggggcggggtgggggaggcagcgCTCACCTGCGGAGGTGCCGAGGGCCTGACGGCTTTGAGGAGGACAAGGATGGGCTCCCCGAATGGTGCCTGGACGACGAGGATGAGGAGATGGGCACCTTTGATGCCTCTGGGGCCTTTCTGCCTCTCAAG AAGGGCCCCAAGGAGCCTATTCCTGAGGAGCAGGAGCTCGACTTCCAGggcctggaggaagaggaggaagaacctTCTGAAGCGCTAGATGAGGCGGGCCCTGAGGCGG GAGGGAAGGAGCTGACCCCACTGCCTCCCCAGGAGGAAAActccagctccccacccccactgcccacctTGGGCCCGCTCTGGGGAACTAACGGGGAAGGCGACGATGCTACAGAGAAAGACCTGCCGGCGACTGAAG ACGATATGAGGGGGATGCAGCTGAGTCCCGGGGTGGGCTCACCCCCTGGTCCACCCGGAGATCTGGAGGATGATGAAGGCCTGAAGCACCTGCAGCAG GAGGCAGAGAAGCTGGTGGCCTCCCTGCAGGACAGCTCCCTGGAGGAAGAGCAGTTTACGGCTGCCATGCAGGCCCAGGGTCTGCGCCACTCAGCAGCTGCCACTGCCCTCCCTCTCAGCCACGGTGCGGCCCGGAAGTGGTTCTACAAGGACCCACAGGGGGAGATCCAAG GCCCCTTTACAACACAGGAGATGGCGGAGTGGTTCCAGGCGGGCTATTTTTCCATGGCACTGCTTGTGAAGCGGGGCTGTGATGAGGGCTTCCAGCCACTGGGTGAGGTGATCAAGATGTGGGGTCGCGTGCCCTTTGCCCCGGGACCCTCACCACCCCCACTGCTG GGCAACATGGACCAGGAGCGGCTGAAGAAGCAGCAGGAGCTGGCGGCCGCGGCCTTGTACCAGCAGCTGCAGCACCAGCAGTTTCTGCAGCTGGTCGGCAG CCGGCAGCTCCCGCAGTGCGCGCTCCGGGAAAAGGCCGCTCTGGGGGACCTGACGCCGCCCCAGCAGCAGCTCACTGCGTTCCTACAGCAGCTCCAAGCTCTCAAACCGCCCAG AGGCGGGGACCAGAACCTGCTCCCGACCATGAACCGGTCCTTGTCGGTGCCGGATTCGGGCCCCCTCTGGGACATACATACCTCAGCCTCATCACAGTCAG GCGGTGAGGCCAGTCTTTGGGACATACCAATTAACTCTTCGACTCAGGGTCCAATTCTAGAACAACTCCAGCTGCAACACAAA TTCCAAGAGCGCAGAGAAGTGGAGCTCAGGGCGaagcgggaggaggaggagcgcaAGCGGCGGGAGGAGAAGCgccggcagcagcagcagcagcaggaggagcagAAGCGGCGGCAGGAAGAAGAGGAGCTGTTTCGGCGCAAGCAG GTGCGGCAGCAGGAGCTCCTGCTGAAGCtgctgcagcagcagcaggcagCGGCCGCCGTCCCGGCGTCCCCCGCACCCAGCTCCCCGCCACCGTTGTGGGCCGGCCTGGCCAAGCAGGGGCTGTCCATGAAGACGCTGCTGGAGCTGCAGCTGGAGGGCGAGCGGCAGCTGCATAAGCAGCCCCCGCCTCGGGAGCCGTCGCGGGCCCAGGCCCCCAACCACCGTGTG CTCGGGGGCCTGGGCGCTGCTCCTCTGAACCAGTGGGTGTCTGAGGCTGGGCCACTGTGGGGCGGGCCCGACAAGAGTGGGGGCAGCAGCGGTGGCCTGGGGCTCTGGGAGGACACCCTCAAGAGCAGCGGGAGCCTGGCCCGCAGCCTGGGCCTGAAGAACAGCCGGAGCAGCCCGTCTCTCAG TGACTCGTACAGCCACCTGTCAGGCCGGCCTGTGCGCAAaaagacagaggaggaagagaagctgCTGAAGCTGCTCCAGGGCATCCCCAGGCCCCAGGACGGCTTCACCCAGTGGTGTGAGCAGATGCTGCACACATTGAGCACCACAGGCAGCCTGGACG TGCCCATGGCTGTAGCGATCCTCAAGGAGGTAGAATCCCCCTACGATGTCCACGATTATATCCGGTCCTGCTTGGGGGACACGCTGGAAGCCAAAGAATTTGCCAAACAGTTCCTGGAGCGGAGGGCCAAACAGAAAGCCAGCCAGCAGCGGCAGCAG GAGGCTTGGCTGAGCGGCGGCTCCCTGCAGACAGCCTTTCAGACCAACCACAGCACCAAACTCGGCCCTGGGGAGGGCAGCAAGGCCAAGAGGCGGGCTCTGATGCTGCACTCGGATCCCAGCATCTTGG GGTACTCCCTGCACGGACCTTCTGGTGAGATCGAGAGCGTGGATGACTACTGA
- the GIGYF1 gene encoding GRB10-interacting GYF protein 1 isoform X1, translated as MAAETLNFGPEWLRALSSGGSVASPPPSPAMPKYKLADYRYGREEMLALYVKENKVPDELQDKEFAAVLQEEPLQPLALEPLTEEEQRNFSLSVNSVAVLRLMGKGAGPPLGGASRGRGSTRSRGRGRGDSCFYQRSIEEGEGAFGRNPREIQRSQSWDDRGERRFEKSARRDGARSGFEEGGAGPRKEHARSDSENWRSLREEQEEEEEGSWRLGAGPRRDGDRWRSASPDSGPRSAGWREHGDRRRKFEFDIRGDRGGCGEEEGRGGGGSAHLRRCRGPDGFEEDKDGLPEWCLDDEDEEMGTFDASGAFLPLKKGPKEPIPEEQELDFQGLEEEEEEPSEALDEAGPEAGGKELTPLPPQEENSSSPPPLPTLGPLWGTNGEGDDATEKDLPATEDDMRGMQLSPGVGSPPGPPGDLEDDEGLKHLQQEAEKLVASLQDSSLEEEQFTAAMQAQGLRHSAAATALPLSHGAARKWFYKDPQGEIQGPFTTQEMAEWFQAGYFSMALLVKRGCDEGFQPLGEVIKMWGRVPFAPGPSPPPLLGNMDQERLKKQQELAAAALYQQLQHQQFLQLVGSRQLPQCALREKAALGDLTPPQQQLTAFLQQLQALKPPRGGDQNLLPTMNRSLSVPDSGPLWDIHTSASSQSGGEASLWDIPINSSTQGPILEQLQLQHKFQERREVELRAKREEEERKRREEKRRQQQQQQEEQKRRQEEEELFRRKQVRQQELLLKLLQQQQAAAAVPASPAPSSPPPLWAGLAKQGLSMKTLLELQLEGERQLHKQPPPREPSRAQAPNHRVQLGGLGAAPLNQWVSEAGPLWGGPDKSGGSSGGLGLWEDTLKSSGSLARSLGLKNSRSSPSLSDSYSHLSGRPVRKKTEEEEKLLKLLQGIPRPQDGFTQWCEQMLHTLSTTGSLDVPMAVAILKEVESPYDVHDYIRSCLGDTLEAKEFAKQFLERRAKQKASQQRQQEAWLSGGSLQTAFQTNHSTKLGPGEGSKAKRRALMLHSDPSILGYSLHGPSGEIESVDDY; from the exons ATGGCAGCAGAGACCCTCAATTTTGGGCCTGAGTG GCTGAGGGCCCTTTCCAGCGGTGGCAGTGTGGCCTCTCCACCCCCGTCCCCTGCCATGCCCAAATACAAGCTGGCTGACTATCGCTACGGGCGAGAAGAGATGCTGGCTCTCTACGTCAAGGAGAACAAG GTACCCGATGAGCTGCAGGACAAGGAGTTTGCTGCGGTGCTGCAGGAGGAGCCACTGCAGCCCCTGGCGCTGGAGCCTTTGACTGAGGAGGAGCAG AGAAACTTCTCCCTGTCAGTGAACAGTGTGGCTGTGCTGAGGCTGATGGGGAAGGGGGCCGGCCCCCCCCTAGGTGGCGCCTCCCGCGGCAGGGGCAGCACTCGGAGCCGAG GCCGAGGCCGTGGTGACAGTTGCTTTTACCAAAGAAGCATCGAAGAAGGCGAAGGGGCCTTTGGTCGAAACCCCCGGGAGATCCAGCGTAGCCAGAGTTGGGATGACAG AGGCGAGAGAAGGTTTGAGAAGTCGGCCAGGAGGGATGGAG CGCGATCCGGgtttgaggagggaggggctggcccgAGGAAGGAACATGCCCGCTCAGATAGCGAGAACTGGCGTTCTCTCCGAGAGgagcaagaggaagaggaggaaggcagtTGGAGACTTGGGGCAGGACCCCGGCGAGATGGCGACCGCTGGCGCTCGGCCAGCCCTG ATAGCGGTCCCCGCTCTGCTGGCTGGCGGGAACATGGGGACCGGCGTCGCAAGTTTGAATTTGATATTCGAGGGGATCGAGGAGGGTGTGGTGAagaggaggggcggggtgggggaggcagcgCTCACCTGCGGAGGTGCCGAGGGCCTGACGGCTTTGAGGAGGACAAGGATGGGCTCCCCGAATGGTGCCTGGACGACGAGGATGAGGAGATGGGCACCTTTGATGCCTCTGGGGCCTTTCTGCCTCTCAAG AAGGGCCCCAAGGAGCCTATTCCTGAGGAGCAGGAGCTCGACTTCCAGggcctggaggaagaggaggaagaacctTCTGAAGCGCTAGATGAGGCGGGCCCTGAGGCGG GAGGGAAGGAGCTGACCCCACTGCCTCCCCAGGAGGAAAActccagctccccacccccactgcccacctTGGGCCCGCTCTGGGGAACTAACGGGGAAGGCGACGATGCTACAGAGAAAGACCTGCCGGCGACTGAAG ACGATATGAGGGGGATGCAGCTGAGTCCCGGGGTGGGCTCACCCCCTGGTCCACCCGGAGATCTGGAGGATGATGAAGGCCTGAAGCACCTGCAGCAG GAGGCAGAGAAGCTGGTGGCCTCCCTGCAGGACAGCTCCCTGGAGGAAGAGCAGTTTACGGCTGCCATGCAGGCCCAGGGTCTGCGCCACTCAGCAGCTGCCACTGCCCTCCCTCTCAGCCACGGTGCGGCCCGGAAGTGGTTCTACAAGGACCCACAGGGGGAGATCCAAG GCCCCTTTACAACACAGGAGATGGCGGAGTGGTTCCAGGCGGGCTATTTTTCCATGGCACTGCTTGTGAAGCGGGGCTGTGATGAGGGCTTCCAGCCACTGGGTGAGGTGATCAAGATGTGGGGTCGCGTGCCCTTTGCCCCGGGACCCTCACCACCCCCACTGCTG GGCAACATGGACCAGGAGCGGCTGAAGAAGCAGCAGGAGCTGGCGGCCGCGGCCTTGTACCAGCAGCTGCAGCACCAGCAGTTTCTGCAGCTGGTCGGCAG CCGGCAGCTCCCGCAGTGCGCGCTCCGGGAAAAGGCCGCTCTGGGGGACCTGACGCCGCCCCAGCAGCAGCTCACTGCGTTCCTACAGCAGCTCCAAGCTCTCAAACCGCCCAG AGGCGGGGACCAGAACCTGCTCCCGACCATGAACCGGTCCTTGTCGGTGCCGGATTCGGGCCCCCTCTGGGACATACATACCTCAGCCTCATCACAGTCAG GCGGTGAGGCCAGTCTTTGGGACATACCAATTAACTCTTCGACTCAGGGTCCAATTCTAGAACAACTCCAGCTGCAACACAAA TTCCAAGAGCGCAGAGAAGTGGAGCTCAGGGCGaagcgggaggaggaggagcgcaAGCGGCGGGAGGAGAAGCgccggcagcagcagcagcagcaggaggagcagAAGCGGCGGCAGGAAGAAGAGGAGCTGTTTCGGCGCAAGCAG GTGCGGCAGCAGGAGCTCCTGCTGAAGCtgctgcagcagcagcaggcagCGGCCGCCGTCCCGGCGTCCCCCGCACCCAGCTCCCCGCCACCGTTGTGGGCCGGCCTGGCCAAGCAGGGGCTGTCCATGAAGACGCTGCTGGAGCTGCAGCTGGAGGGCGAGCGGCAGCTGCATAAGCAGCCCCCGCCTCGGGAGCCGTCGCGGGCCCAGGCCCCCAACCACCGTGTG CAGCTCGGGGGCCTGGGCGCTGCTCCTCTGAACCAGTGGGTGTCTGAGGCTGGGCCACTGTGGGGCGGGCCCGACAAGAGTGGGGGCAGCAGCGGTGGCCTGGGGCTCTGGGAGGACACCCTCAAGAGCAGCGGGAGCCTGGCCCGCAGCCTGGGCCTGAAGAACAGCCGGAGCAGCCCGTCTCTCAG TGACTCGTACAGCCACCTGTCAGGCCGGCCTGTGCGCAAaaagacagaggaggaagagaagctgCTGAAGCTGCTCCAGGGCATCCCCAGGCCCCAGGACGGCTTCACCCAGTGGTGTGAGCAGATGCTGCACACATTGAGCACCACAGGCAGCCTGGACG TGCCCATGGCTGTAGCGATCCTCAAGGAGGTAGAATCCCCCTACGATGTCCACGATTATATCCGGTCCTGCTTGGGGGACACGCTGGAAGCCAAAGAATTTGCCAAACAGTTCCTGGAGCGGAGGGCCAAACAGAAAGCCAGCCAGCAGCGGCAGCAG GAGGCTTGGCTGAGCGGCGGCTCCCTGCAGACAGCCTTTCAGACCAACCACAGCACCAAACTCGGCCCTGGGGAGGGCAGCAAGGCCAAGAGGCGGGCTCTGATGCTGCACTCGGATCCCAGCATCTTGG GGTACTCCCTGCACGGACCTTCTGGTGAGATCGAGAGCGTGGATGACTACTGA
- the GIGYF1 gene encoding GRB10-interacting GYF protein 1 isoform X3, with translation MGKGAGPPLGGASRGRGSTRSRGRGRGDSCFYQRSIEEGEGAFGRNPREIQRSQSWDDRGERRFEKSARRDGARSGFEEGGAGPRKEHARSDSENWRSLREEQEEEEEGSWRLGAGPRRDGDRWRSASPDSGPRSAGWREHGDRRRKFEFDIRGDRGGCGEEEGRGGGGSAHLRRCRGPDGFEEDKDGLPEWCLDDEDEEMGTFDASGAFLPLKKGPKEPIPEEQELDFQGLEEEEEEPSEALDEAGPEAGGKELTPLPPQEENSSSPPPLPTLGPLWGTNGEGDDATEKDLPATEDDMRGMQLSPGVGSPPGPPGDLEDDEGLKHLQQEAEKLVASLQDSSLEEEQFTAAMQAQGLRHSAAATALPLSHGAARKWFYKDPQGEIQGPFTTQEMAEWFQAGYFSMALLVKRGCDEGFQPLGEVIKMWGRVPFAPGPSPPPLLGNMDQERLKKQQELAAAALYQQLQHQQFLQLVGSRQLPQCALREKAALGDLTPPQQQLTAFLQQLQALKPPRGGDQNLLPTMNRSLSVPDSGPLWDIHTSASSQSGGEASLWDIPINSSTQGPILEQLQLQHKFQERREVELRAKREEEERKRREEKRRQQQQQQEEQKRRQEEEELFRRKQVRQQELLLKLLQQQQAAAAVPASPAPSSPPPLWAGLAKQGLSMKTLLELQLEGERQLHKQPPPREPSRAQAPNHRVQLGGLGAAPLNQWVSEAGPLWGGPDKSGGSSGGLGLWEDTLKSSGSLARSLGLKNSRSSPSLSDSYSHLSGRPVRKKTEEEEKLLKLLQGIPRPQDGFTQWCEQMLHTLSTTGSLDVPMAVAILKEVESPYDVHDYIRSCLGDTLEAKEFAKQFLERRAKQKASQQRQQEAWLSGGSLQTAFQTNHSTKLGPGEGSKAKRRALMLHSDPSILGYSLHGPSGEIESVDDY, from the exons ATGGGGAAGGGGGCCGGCCCCCCCCTAGGTGGCGCCTCCCGCGGCAGGGGCAGCACTCGGAGCCGAG GCCGAGGCCGTGGTGACAGTTGCTTTTACCAAAGAAGCATCGAAGAAGGCGAAGGGGCCTTTGGTCGAAACCCCCGGGAGATCCAGCGTAGCCAGAGTTGGGATGACAG AGGCGAGAGAAGGTTTGAGAAGTCGGCCAGGAGGGATGGAG CGCGATCCGGgtttgaggagggaggggctggcccgAGGAAGGAACATGCCCGCTCAGATAGCGAGAACTGGCGTTCTCTCCGAGAGgagcaagaggaagaggaggaaggcagtTGGAGACTTGGGGCAGGACCCCGGCGAGATGGCGACCGCTGGCGCTCGGCCAGCCCTG ATAGCGGTCCCCGCTCTGCTGGCTGGCGGGAACATGGGGACCGGCGTCGCAAGTTTGAATTTGATATTCGAGGGGATCGAGGAGGGTGTGGTGAagaggaggggcggggtgggggaggcagcgCTCACCTGCGGAGGTGCCGAGGGCCTGACGGCTTTGAGGAGGACAAGGATGGGCTCCCCGAATGGTGCCTGGACGACGAGGATGAGGAGATGGGCACCTTTGATGCCTCTGGGGCCTTTCTGCCTCTCAAG AAGGGCCCCAAGGAGCCTATTCCTGAGGAGCAGGAGCTCGACTTCCAGggcctggaggaagaggaggaagaacctTCTGAAGCGCTAGATGAGGCGGGCCCTGAGGCGG GAGGGAAGGAGCTGACCCCACTGCCTCCCCAGGAGGAAAActccagctccccacccccactgcccacctTGGGCCCGCTCTGGGGAACTAACGGGGAAGGCGACGATGCTACAGAGAAAGACCTGCCGGCGACTGAAG ACGATATGAGGGGGATGCAGCTGAGTCCCGGGGTGGGCTCACCCCCTGGTCCACCCGGAGATCTGGAGGATGATGAAGGCCTGAAGCACCTGCAGCAG GAGGCAGAGAAGCTGGTGGCCTCCCTGCAGGACAGCTCCCTGGAGGAAGAGCAGTTTACGGCTGCCATGCAGGCCCAGGGTCTGCGCCACTCAGCAGCTGCCACTGCCCTCCCTCTCAGCCACGGTGCGGCCCGGAAGTGGTTCTACAAGGACCCACAGGGGGAGATCCAAG GCCCCTTTACAACACAGGAGATGGCGGAGTGGTTCCAGGCGGGCTATTTTTCCATGGCACTGCTTGTGAAGCGGGGCTGTGATGAGGGCTTCCAGCCACTGGGTGAGGTGATCAAGATGTGGGGTCGCGTGCCCTTTGCCCCGGGACCCTCACCACCCCCACTGCTG GGCAACATGGACCAGGAGCGGCTGAAGAAGCAGCAGGAGCTGGCGGCCGCGGCCTTGTACCAGCAGCTGCAGCACCAGCAGTTTCTGCAGCTGGTCGGCAG CCGGCAGCTCCCGCAGTGCGCGCTCCGGGAAAAGGCCGCTCTGGGGGACCTGACGCCGCCCCAGCAGCAGCTCACTGCGTTCCTACAGCAGCTCCAAGCTCTCAAACCGCCCAG AGGCGGGGACCAGAACCTGCTCCCGACCATGAACCGGTCCTTGTCGGTGCCGGATTCGGGCCCCCTCTGGGACATACATACCTCAGCCTCATCACAGTCAG GCGGTGAGGCCAGTCTTTGGGACATACCAATTAACTCTTCGACTCAGGGTCCAATTCTAGAACAACTCCAGCTGCAACACAAA TTCCAAGAGCGCAGAGAAGTGGAGCTCAGGGCGaagcgggaggaggaggagcgcaAGCGGCGGGAGGAGAAGCgccggcagcagcagcagcagcaggaggagcagAAGCGGCGGCAGGAAGAAGAGGAGCTGTTTCGGCGCAAGCAG GTGCGGCAGCAGGAGCTCCTGCTGAAGCtgctgcagcagcagcaggcagCGGCCGCCGTCCCGGCGTCCCCCGCACCCAGCTCCCCGCCACCGTTGTGGGCCGGCCTGGCCAAGCAGGGGCTGTCCATGAAGACGCTGCTGGAGCTGCAGCTGGAGGGCGAGCGGCAGCTGCATAAGCAGCCCCCGCCTCGGGAGCCGTCGCGGGCCCAGGCCCCCAACCACCGTGTG CAGCTCGGGGGCCTGGGCGCTGCTCCTCTGAACCAGTGGGTGTCTGAGGCTGGGCCACTGTGGGGCGGGCCCGACAAGAGTGGGGGCAGCAGCGGTGGCCTGGGGCTCTGGGAGGACACCCTCAAGAGCAGCGGGAGCCTGGCCCGCAGCCTGGGCCTGAAGAACAGCCGGAGCAGCCCGTCTCTCAG TGACTCGTACAGCCACCTGTCAGGCCGGCCTGTGCGCAAaaagacagaggaggaagagaagctgCTGAAGCTGCTCCAGGGCATCCCCAGGCCCCAGGACGGCTTCACCCAGTGGTGTGAGCAGATGCTGCACACATTGAGCACCACAGGCAGCCTGGACG TGCCCATGGCTGTAGCGATCCTCAAGGAGGTAGAATCCCCCTACGATGTCCACGATTATATCCGGTCCTGCTTGGGGGACACGCTGGAAGCCAAAGAATTTGCCAAACAGTTCCTGGAGCGGAGGGCCAAACAGAAAGCCAGCCAGCAGCGGCAGCAG GAGGCTTGGCTGAGCGGCGGCTCCCTGCAGACAGCCTTTCAGACCAACCACAGCACCAAACTCGGCCCTGGGGAGGGCAGCAAGGCCAAGAGGCGGGCTCTGATGCTGCACTCGGATCCCAGCATCTTGG GGTACTCCCTGCACGGACCTTCTGGTGAGATCGAGAGCGTGGATGACTACTGA
- the POP7 gene encoding ribonuclease P protein subunit p20, whose product MAENREPRGAVEAELDPVEYTLRKRLPHRLPRRPNDIYVNMKTDFKAQLARCQKLLDGGARGQNSCSEIYIHGLGLAINRAINIALQLQAGSFGSLQVAANTSTVELVDELEPETDTREPLTRIRNNSAIHIRVFRVTPK is encoded by the coding sequence ATGGCGGAAAATCGAGAGCCCCGCGGGGCCGTCGAGGCTGAGCTGGACCCGGTGGAGTATACCCTTCGGAAGCGGCTCCCCCACCGCCTGCCCCGGAGACCCAATGACATTTACGTCAACATGAAGACTGACTTTAAAGCCCAGCTGGCCCGCTGCCAAAAGCTTCTGGACGGAGGGGCTCGgggtcagaactcatgcagtgaGATCTACATTCATGGCTTGGGCCTGGCCATCAACCGTGCCATCAACATTGCTCTCCAGCTTCAGGCTGGCAGCTTCGGGTCCTTGCAGGTGGCTGCCAATACCTCCACCGTGGAGCTCGTCGATGAGCTGGAACCAGAGACTGACACCCGAGAGCCGCTGACCCGCATCCGCAACAACTCGGCCATCCACATCCGTGTTTTCAGGGTTACACCCAAGTAA